The Ruminococcaceae bacterium BL-4 region AGCTGTTGCAAAAGAATTAGGGCTCGACGAATATCATACCGAGTTGTTGCCGGCGGATAAAGTAGAGCAGGTCGAGAGACTTTTAAAAGATAAATCTCCAAAGGGGCAATTAGTATTTGTTGGGGATGGAATGAATGACGCGCCGGTGCTTGCGAGAGCAGACATTGGAATTGCGATGGGAGCTTTGGGTAGTGATGCTGCGATTGAGGCAGCAGATATTGTTTTAATGGATGATCAGCCCTCTAAAATTGCAACAGCAATTTCAATTTCAAGAAAAACACTGCAGATTGTTCGGCAAAATATTATTTTTGCGATTGGCATAAAAATAGCGGTATTGATTTTGAGTGCTTTTGGCCTTGCAAATATGCAGGCTGCGGTTTTTGCAGATGTTGGAGTTTCAATTTTGGCTATTTTGAATGCTTCAAGAGCGCTTTCTGCAGGAAAAAGAGAAAAACAGTAAAAATATTACGAATAGGGCTTGAAATTTAAAGGCATTCACGATATAATATCAAAGTGCCTTTTGTGCCGGTGTGATGGAATTGGCAGACGTGCGGGACTCAAAATCCCGTGGTAGCGATACCGTGTGGGTTCGACTCCCACCACCGGCACCAAGCCCAAAACCCGTATGAGTACTGAAAAGTCAGTATTCATGCGGGTTTTCTTTATGTTTATATATTTTATTATTGAGACTAAATTCTTCTGAAAAAGGGCAAAAATGCAACAAAAATTAAAAAATGCAACACGAAATGCAACACGAATATTGAGCAAATAAATCAGGTAAAAAGCCATAAATTAAAGTTTTAAATTCCAACTTCAAACATGAAATTTGAAAAAATTCACGTATCAAAGATGATTATTGAGTACAATGTGAAGACTAGGAAGATTCCGAGCGACTTTATTTACTGATAGGCTTAATTTATTTTTTAATGAGGGAATACATTTTCATATCTAAAATGTTCCCATTTTTCTCCGCGTTACTTCTAAGCGTTCCTTCGTATTTGAATCCATTTTTTTCTAAGATTCGGCATGATGCGGTATTATAGGCGAATGGTTCAGCAAAAATGCGAATAATATTCGTGTGGCCAAAGACATAGTGACATATTTGCATGATTGCACTGGCACCTAAGCCTTTTCCCCAAAAAGGTTCAGCTATGTAATATCCCATTTCGGCCGTACGAAAATGAATGTTATCTTTGCGAAATACACCAATACTTCCAACGACTATATTATTGAAAGTAATAGCAAATGCAAAAGTTTTGTCTTTGTCAGCATCTAACATTGCTTTTATAAAATCTTTCGCATCATTTTCAGTATAAGGGTAGGGCAATCCATCTCGAAGATTATTTTGTATGTTCCTATTATTTAGTGCTTTTGCTAGTTGAGGGGCATCTTCCACTTTCCAATGCCTTATTTTGCATTCCATACCTGCTCCTTCTTTCAATAACATAAATTTATTTTACGAAACTAATGTAGGGTATAAACGTGATGCAAAGTTGGCATGCTGGGGCTTACATTCTGTACCGAAGTCAAAAACCGAGAGATTCCTTAATCAATACGACTTCCATTTCAATAAAACGCATCTTTTGATAATAGATCATTTGACCGCAGCAGATCCTATCAGGACTTTTACAATCATAGCAATGATCCTGCTTAATGGCGCACGGCGTTTGAAACCCATGTCGAGCAGCATTTTTTGGCGCTGCGATATTGCGGGCACGCCAGATAGCCTCATCTAAAGTTGGGACTACTTTGTTTTCTCCAACAACGAAATACACTTTTTCATGGCCAAACAAAGAACCGGCAATCCGATTTCCTGTTCCATCAATATTTACCATCTCTCCAGTTTCTGCCAGCGCGTTGACAGAGGTGAAAAAAACATCCGTTGTCAAACATTGCTTTGCGGTTGACCAGAAGTCCATCCCTGGAGCACAATGCTTAGGATCTATTACATTGTTGTGAGCTGAGAGTATCTTATAAAGCTTCATGGAATCCAGTGTGACAGAATCTCCAAATCCAACGGTCTTTCCATCTACTTTCTGATCGAGGTATGCCGCAGCTTCTTTTGCTGTTTCAAAGCAAGAAACCGCATATCTTTTTTTGATAAGTGCTTCAACAGTCTTCTGTAGTTCCATATCTTTATCCTCCTAATATAAGCTTTGAATACCCATTATAGATCATACGTTGTCTTACGTCCATTAAAATTCGGAGCATATTAAAGTGCAACTGGAAGGGGGGAAAGCACATTGTGTTTTGTGTGTAGTCATGAAGCAAAATTGCTTTCAAGTTTCTTGATTTGCCGCTCTTTAGCTATTAGCTTGTTTCCAGACGTTTTTGATCCAATCCACGCAGATATTTCCCATTTCTTTTCGTTCCTTCGCACATTCCTCAGGATATTGTCTTTCAGACTTCATAAGCCATCTTATTTGAGGATCGCAATATTCTATCATCATGTGACTCATGTGATCAAAACAAATGTGCCGGTGTGGATATGAAAAGTCCTTTTTATTCAATCTGTCTTCCAACTTTTCGCAGCTTTCTTTGGATGGCCAGATCGTATCAGCAGAAGTCGAAAACATTAAAATCGGCGCTTTGATTTTTTCAACTGGAATGATTGATTCCGGAACAACAGCTTTGCCGGTATTCACTTCGAGAATATTAAACTCTTTAGTTTCCCACAGCATTTTTCCTATGCCGAACTTCCTCCTTTTATATGGAGTAAAAGGAAGCTCTTTCCCTAGATAACTCCAACAGGATGTGCCGGAAGGTCTATTTGAAATGATTCCTTCACTGTAAAACCAAGACGGCGTTTTAATGATCACGCAAGACAGTTCCGGGAATGCAATGGCGGCTGCCAGCGCATATTCCGCACCTTTTGAGACACCCTCAACCGCAATGCTCTTATAGTTGTTTCTTTGAAGCCAAATGATAACGTCATAAATTCTTTCAAGCGGAATTCTATCAAGATTCCGTTGGGAGTTTTTCGTTTTGAATAGACCAAGTGCCAGCGCCGGAATATCATTATCTTGCAGGAAATGCGCAAGTTTTTCTGTATGTTTTAGCCCGCCTTCACTGCCGGAAATGGTGATCACAATTTTATCTTTTTCTTTGGAAACCGGATACATGACTCCATCCCAGAATTTTTCATGAACTTCGTATTTTTTCATACGATCACTCTTTCTATATTCTCATAAATTGATATAAACAATTTGGCCTTGTAATAATTCCTCAAGGTTTTATATATGCATACCCTTCTTGCTGTTTGTTAATTAGTTCTCTGACTCCAACTGGAACGATTTTTACGAAAGGAAAAATCTCTTCTTTAGAAAGACCCATCGAGAGCAATGCGTTGCTGCATGCCGCAAATGTAACCCCTTTTTGTGATAAAACTTCCAGTGAGTTTTTATTAACTAAGTCGTTGTTATCTATATATCCTTTGACGGCCTCTGAATTAGCCAACACTTCTACAGATATGTTTGAAGGTTCGTTGTCATATGAAAGCAGTAGATTTTTAACATTGTTTAGAAGCAGTTTCCACTTTTGAAGTTCATCGATATGAAAAATCACATGATCCATCTTATATAAAGTCCTTTCTAAGTTTCTAAGCGTTTGACGAATGAAGTTGAAAAATTTATAAATCTTGTACTGATTTTAATGTGAATAGTTCGTTTTCCTTTCATTATTACGTTAATAATACCCTCAAATTCTATAAAATGAAATGATTTGCACTGAAGTTTGTAAATATTCAACAGAATACGTATCATTAGACGTGTTAACAAAAGCAATTCCCCAGCTTTCCTTAAAAGGATAACCGGGGAATTGTTTTATATATTGTTTTTAATCGCTGATGTTATTCAGAGCTTGGTTGTCAACTTTATTTTTTAATATCAAGAATGCGATTGGCATCAAACAGAGATCATTTATCCTTTATAGGAGGAAAGATCATAAAGAGTTCCAGATGTATTGGAGTTTCCCATGATTTTGTCTGCACTGAAACTGGAAGAATTGCTCCATTCATTTGAATCCACTGCTGTGCCATTTTCTTTCACCCATTTGGTTACCTCATTGGAAGAATTCCCCCTGTCGCCTTTTCCGCCAATTAGGAAATGTTTCAATTCTCCCTGTTCCATCATCTGCTGCAGCTTTGTCACAGTCAGAGTGTTGTCGTTCCCGCTGAAGCCGCCGATTGCCATAACGGGTTTTCCAGTGGCAAGAATGATTGGCTCTGCCTCGGAGGCACTTGGCACGGCAACCAGTAGTCCCGTAATGCCGAGGACGATGCAGGCTGTTGCCAGCTTTCCGGTTGTATTCCTATGCAAGAGTTTCCACATAAGCAGAAGTAAGGCAGAAATACCCGTAACAACGGCAACGATCGGGATTAGAACTCCAGAATAGGACGGATAGGATCGGAGCATAAGAATTTGTACAGCCCCCGTGGCAGCCAATGCAAGGGGAAGGAGGAAGCCAACAAAGCCCTTCGTTTTGTACAGCTTCCACATCTCTGTCAGTCCGATTCCCACAAGAGCCGCTAAAAACGGTGCCATCACGGAAATATAATATGGATGGAAAAACTGTGCAATACTGAAGTACGTAAACATTGTGATTACTGAGCCACCCCAAAGCAAAATATTGGCGCGCCGCTTTCTTCGTATTTCGGAATTTGCTTCCGTAGATTTTCGCATTCCTGAAAGAAGTGCGAAAATGGAGAAAAGACCGAACGGGAGAAGCCAACGGTCTTGCCCGCCGAGAGTAGTGTTGAACATACGCAGGACACTTGCGCTGCCTCCACCGTTAAACATGCTGTTTCCACCCGTATTACTGTCATCTCTACGGCCGGGCATGCTATCTTTGATATCACCGTCATCTTATATTGCTTCCGTCTCTGCCGCCACGGAAGCTTCCGTCTTCTTCGTCGAATGGGGGTTGTTGAGTGGTACTGGCGATAGTGTTGCCTGAGTTACCGTCCGTTTGGTCATCCCCCGGTATCTGCGGAGGATTAGAACCGTCCGCATTGGGTGCATCGGCTGAATCAGAGATTGGTGCTTCAAAATCTGCCGTATTTCCAGGTTGGGAGGTAAAGTCCGATCGGCTCTCTTGTGGTCCACTGTTCATGGATTGGCCAATGATGCGCTGAATTCCGTTATAGCCTAAAGCTAGTTCCAGCTCGGAATTTGTGATGCTGTTGTCGACATATGG contains the following coding sequences:
- a CDS encoding BAAT / Acyl-CoA thioester hydrolase C terminal; protein product: MKKYEVHEKFWDGVMYPVSKEKDKIVITISGSEGGLKHTEKLAHFLQDNDIPALALGLFKTKNSQRNLDRIPLERIYDVIIWLQRNNYKSIAVEGVSKGAEYALAAAIAFPELSCVIIKTPSWFYSEGIISNRPSGTSCWSYLGKELPFTPYKRRKFGIGKMLWETKEFNILEVNTGKAVVPESIIPVEKIKAPILMFSTSADTIWPSKESCEKLEDRLNKKDFSYPHRHICFDHMSHMMIEYCDPQIRWLMKSERQYPEECAKERKEMGNICVDWIKNVWKQANS
- the ydaF gene encoding Putative ribosomal N-acetyltransferase YdaF (Evidence 3 : Putative function from multiple computational evidences); this encodes MECKIRHWKVEDAPQLAKALNNRNIQNNLRDGLPYPYTENDAKDFIKAMLDADKDKTFAFAITFNNIVVGSIGVFRKDNIHFRTAEMGYYIAEPFWGKGLGASAIMQICHYVFGHTNIIRIFAEPFAYNTASCRILEKNGFKYEGTLRSNAEKNGNILDMKMYSLIKK
- a CDS encoding LUD_dom domain-containing protein, with amino-acid sequence MELQKTVEALIKKRYAVSCFETAKEAAAYLDQKVDGKTVGFGDSVTLDSMKLYKILSAHNNVIDPKHCAPGMDFWSTAKQCLTTDVFFTSVNALAETGEMVNIDGTGNRIAGSLFGHEKVYFVVGENKVVPTLDEAIWRARNIAAPKNAARHGFQTPCAIKQDHCYDCKSPDRICCGQMIYYQKMRFIEMEVVLIKESLGF
- a CDS encoding DrsE domain-containing protein, producing the protein MDHVIFHIDELQKWKLLLNNVKNLLLSYDNEPSNISVEVLANSEAVKGYIDNNDLVNKNSLEVLSQKGVTFAACSNALLSMGLSKEEIFPFVKIVPVGVRELINKQQEGYAYIKP
- a CDS encoding membrane protein of unknown function (Evidence 5 : Unknown function) produces the protein MFNGGGSASVLRMFNTTLGGQDRWLLPFGLFSIFALLSGMRKSTEANSEIRRKRRANILLWGGSVITMFTYFSIAQFFHPYYISVMAPFLAALVGIGLTEMWKLYKTKGFVGFLLPLALAATGAVQILMLRSYPSYSGVLIPIVAVVTGISALLLLMWKLLHRNTTGKLATACIVLGITGLLVAVPSASEAEPIILATGKPVMAIGGFSGNDNTLTVTKLQQMMEQGELKHFLIGGKGDRGNSSNEVTKWVKENGTAVDSNEWSNSSSFSADKIMGNSNTSGTLYDLSSYKG